One genomic region from Jilunia laotingensis encodes:
- a CDS encoding MFS transporter, whose protein sequence is MKVKPDLSFWKLWNISFGFFGVQIAYALQSANISRIFATLGADPHSLSYFWILPPLAGIIVQPIIGSASDKTWNRFGRRIPYLFVGSLIAVIVMCLLPNAGSFGMAVSTAMIFGLVSLMFLDTSINMAMQPFKMLVGDMVNEKQKGLAYSIQSFLCNAGSLVGYLFPFIFTWIGISNIADKGTVPDSVIYSFYIGAAILILCVIYTTVKVKEMPPKQFEEFHGITADEKKEKTNFFYLLKHAPKVFWTVGLVQFFCWAAFMYMWTYTNGAIADTVWNTTDVQAAGYQEAGNWVGVLFAVQAIGSVIWAVVLPLFKARKMAYSCSLILGGIGFISTLFFKDAYLLFISYLLIGCAWAAMLAMPFTILTNSISGKNMGAYLGLFNGTICVPQIVAAIVGGGLLHLVGGRQVNMLVLAGVLLIIGAICVHFIKETLAHKS, encoded by the coding sequence ATGAAAGTAAAACCTGATTTAAGCTTCTGGAAGCTGTGGAACATCAGCTTCGGTTTTTTCGGAGTACAAATTGCCTACGCATTGCAAAGTGCCAACATCAGCCGCATCTTTGCCACTTTAGGAGCCGATCCTCATAGCCTTAGCTATTTCTGGATACTGCCACCGCTGGCCGGAATCATCGTACAACCGATTATCGGCTCGGCTAGTGACAAAACCTGGAACCGCTTCGGACGAAGAATTCCTTATCTTTTTGTCGGTTCACTAATTGCCGTCATCGTGATGTGCCTGCTCCCCAATGCCGGAAGTTTCGGTATGGCGGTAAGTACGGCTATGATATTCGGACTTGTCTCGTTAATGTTTCTGGACACTTCCATCAATATGGCCATGCAACCTTTCAAAATGCTGGTAGGAGATATGGTGAACGAAAAGCAAAAAGGACTCGCATACTCCATCCAAAGTTTTCTCTGTAATGCGGGAAGCCTGGTAGGTTATTTATTCCCGTTCATCTTCACATGGATCGGTATCAGTAACATTGCAGACAAAGGAACTGTTCCAGATTCGGTAATCTACTCTTTTTACATCGGAGCAGCCATCCTGATTCTTTGTGTCATATACACAACGGTGAAAGTGAAGGAAATGCCCCCAAAACAATTCGAAGAATTTCATGGCATCACAGCCGATGAAAAGAAAGAAAAAACCAATTTCTTCTATCTGTTGAAACATGCACCAAAAGTGTTTTGGACGGTAGGTTTGGTACAGTTCTTTTGCTGGGCTGCATTTATGTACATGTGGACATACACAAACGGTGCTATCGCTGATACGGTATGGAACACGACAGACGTGCAAGCAGCAGGATACCAGGAAGCAGGCAACTGGGTCGGTGTGTTGTTCGCCGTACAAGCCATCGGATCAGTGATCTGGGCGGTCGTCTTGCCCCTGTTCAAAGCACGCAAGATGGCCTATTCATGTAGCCTCATCTTGGGTGGCATAGGCTTCATATCCACTCTGTTTTTCAAAGATGCCTATTTATTGTTTATCTCCTATCTCCTCATTGGATGCGCATGGGCAGCAATGCTGGCAATGCCTTTCACTATCCTGACAAATTCCATCTCAGGCAAAAACATGGGTGCTTATCTCGGTCTGTTCAACGGGACGATTTGTGTTCCCCAAATAGTGGCTGCGATTGTCGGAGGAGGATTACTCCACCTAGTAGGAGGAAGACAGGTAAATATGCTCGTATTGGCAGGAGTTCTGTTGATTATCGGTGCAATTTGCGTACATTTCATAAAAGAAACCCTCGCACATAAGAGTTAA